One window of Arvicola amphibius chromosome 6, mArvAmp1.2, whole genome shotgun sequence genomic DNA carries:
- the Mrpl32 gene encoding 39S ribosomal protein L32, mitochondrial, whose protein sequence is MAVSLLLLSFPWPARPGPLRRCWELLQQLKQNWNGLASPPWAPALAVQGPSILTDPAHGTSGNKEDSSFLDSIFWMAAPKNRRTIEVNRCRRRNSWKLIKIKNNIDVCPECGHLKQKHVLCGYCYEKVRKETTQIRQQIWTQEGGPFKAPTVETVVLYTGEKPSDHDQGKRIVERNMKRPSWFTQN, encoded by the exons ATGGCTGTCTCCTTGCTGCTGCTGTCGTTTCCGTGGCCGGCGCGTCCCGGACCGCTCCGGAGGTGCTGGGAGCTGCTGCAGCAACTGAAGCAGAACTGGAACGGCCTTGCCAGTCCTCCGTGGG CACCAGCATTAGCAGTCCAGGGTCCATCCATCCTCACAGACCCAGCCCACGGTACCAGTGGAAACAAAGAGGATTCCAGCTTTTTAGATAGTATCTTTTGGATGGCAGCTCCCAAAAACAGACGCACCATTGAAGTTAACCGGTGTAGAAGAAGAAACTCCTGGAAGCTTATTAAAATTAAG aaCAATATAGACGTTTGCCCTGAATGTGGCCATCTGAAGCAGAAACATGTTCTCTGTGGCTACTGCTATGAGAAAGTACGCAAGGAAACAACACAAATCAGACAACAAATATGGACTCAAGAAGGGGGTCCCTTTAAAGCCCCAACTGTGGAGACTGTGGTACTGTACACAGGAGAGAAACCATCAGATCATGATCAGGGCAAGAGAATTGTTGAACGAAATATGAAGAGACCGTCTTGGTTCACCCAGAATTGA